From the Eleutherodactylus coqui strain aEleCoq1 chromosome 7, aEleCoq1.hap1, whole genome shotgun sequence genome, one window contains:
- the MRPS18C gene encoding small ribosomal subunit protein bS18m, whose translation MLAARLLRGAAQRRQQQLPARLTSSSSVVHSAVTPASGPAVHEDMPQKMENPFKDPPKRCILCGITVDYKNTQLLSQFISPHTGRIYGRHITGLCSLKQKAISKAIKRATIMGFMPATYKDPAFLKDPKICEV comes from the exons ATGTTGGCGGCCAGGTTGTTGCGGGGGGCTGCACAGAGGCGGCAGCAGCAGCTACCGgcacggctcacctcctcctcctccgtcgtACACAGCGCAG TGACCCCGGCGAGCGGCCCCGCTGTACATGAAGATATG CCCCAGAAGATGGAGAATCCTTTTAAAGACCCTCCAAAGAGGTGCATCTTGTGCGGCATCACCGTAGATTACAAGAACACCCAG ctcctttctcAGTTTATTTCGCCTCACACTGGTCGCATTTATGGAAGGCATATAACAG GCTTGTGCAGTCTGAAACAAAAGGCAATCTCAAAAGCCATTAAAAGGGCCACCATTATGG GGTTCATGCCGGCCACATACAAGGACCCTGCCTTCCTCAAAGACCCCAAAATTTgtgaagtgtga